One Paenibacillus sp. FSL W8-0186 genomic window carries:
- a CDS encoding type II CAAX endopeptidase family protein, whose amino-acid sequence MTKAYFLFMTFSAYTHVYQVIEEAEQDMKKMSALKEKQHIGGEISKWNLFWRFPIVWMIVGTIGIILADALFRPLAEQARGVASLLLTLTAGIVAIIVYRLTMKYLARRSIPEITRKHAGIEAGMGLLTGAIFITVSTSIIVAAGGYSFQWASTADTGSVLISSVTPALSAAIIEELIFRGLMLQAISKLAGNGVALAITSLFFGVAHLGNTGATLWSAFAITIEAGILLGAAFLWRRNLWFAMGLHFAWNALEALLGIPVSGHSSAGLFTVKVNGAAILTGGDFGLEGSIVPVMISLLIAIPMLIGAARNRVSSSEKPYI is encoded by the coding sequence ATGACCAAAGCGTACTTTCTCTTTATGACTTTTTCAGCCTATACTCATGTCTATCAAGTAATAGAGGAGGCTGAGCAGGACATGAAGAAAATGTCTGCACTTAAAGAGAAGCAGCATATTGGTGGGGAAATAAGTAAATGGAATCTATTTTGGCGCTTTCCAATCGTCTGGATGATTGTGGGGACCATCGGCATTATTCTTGCGGATGCTCTATTCCGGCCATTAGCAGAGCAAGCACGGGGAGTTGCTTCTCTTCTTTTGACACTAACGGCTGGGATTGTGGCCATCATCGTCTATAGGCTGACGATGAAATACCTGGCTCGTCGGTCAATTCCTGAGATTACAAGAAAACACGCAGGAATTGAAGCTGGCATGGGACTACTAACTGGAGCCATTTTTATTACAGTGTCCACTTCTATTATTGTTGCTGCGGGAGGTTATTCCTTTCAGTGGGCGAGTACTGCGGACACGGGTTCTGTTCTAATATCCTCAGTTACACCAGCTTTAAGCGCAGCTATTATTGAGGAGCTTATCTTTCGCGGGCTTATGCTTCAAGCAATTAGTAAGTTGGCGGGAAACGGGGTCGCACTTGCTATAACCTCACTATTCTTTGGAGTAGCCCATCTTGGGAATACAGGGGCAACCCTATGGAGCGCGTTTGCCATTACCATAGAAGCAGGTATTCTGCTTGGAGCCGCATTCTTGTGGCGACGGAACCTATGGTTTGCCATGGGGCTGCATTTTGCCTGGAATGCACTTGAGGCTTTACTTGGTATTCCTGTTTCCGGACACTCTTCAGCGGGTCTGTTTACTGTGAAAGTGAACGGTGCAGCCATTCTCACAGGGGGAGATTTTGGACTCGAGGGCTCTATCGTTCCGGTTATGATCAGCCTTCTGATTGCCATTCCCATGCTGATTGGCGCTGCACGGAATCGGGTATCGTCGTCTGAAAAGCCTTATATTTAA
- a CDS encoding TetR/AcrR family transcriptional regulator, with translation MGRNREFDVDQALDAALCVFWRKGYEGASYTDLTQATGVERPALYSAFGNKEALFLRVIERYYERYHDFFLAALELPTSREVVAHIFRGSAELQTRYPDHKGCLYVHGGLAGSDDAEPIRRALIDARAKGEASLRDRFERAKQEGDLPETANCAVLAAFVMAVLHGMAVQAKAGFSRNMLEAVAEQALSSWPTSNSSSRKSS, from the coding sequence ATGGGACGTAACCGTGAATTCGATGTGGATCAGGCATTGGACGCAGCACTTTGCGTGTTTTGGCGCAAAGGCTACGAGGGCGCGTCGTACACTGACCTGACGCAGGCCACGGGTGTCGAACGCCCCGCGCTCTACTCGGCGTTTGGGAACAAGGAGGCGTTGTTCCTCCGAGTTATTGAACGCTATTACGAGCGCTATCATGATTTCTTCCTGGCGGCGCTGGAGCTGCCGACCTCGCGTGAGGTGGTCGCACACATTTTTCGCGGTTCGGCCGAATTGCAGACTCGTTACCCGGATCACAAGGGGTGTCTATATGTCCACGGTGGCTTGGCTGGCTCGGATGATGCCGAACCTATTCGACGTGCACTGATCGATGCGCGTGCGAAAGGCGAGGCTTCGCTGCGTGATCGTTTCGAGCGGGCAAAGCAGGAGGGAGATCTGCCGGAGACCGCGAACTGTGCTGTGCTAGCTGCATTCGTGATGGCCGTGCTCCACGGTATGGCCGTTCAAGCCAAGGCCGGCTTCAGTCGCAATATGCTAGAGGCTGTTGCTGAGCAGGCTCTCTCCTCTTGGCCTACCAGCAATTCGTCCTCCAGAAAGTCATCCTAA
- a CDS encoding sensor histidine kinase, whose translation MDWGIFALRLYHYILLLFRVLAGSEFSTRTLFNVIWLSIALVVPLLFWFPGRRMNKVWFCILELLLGGSYYVNSVIHPDLTSKADYLLPSLTMGYLLTKQTLWIIPAVTLIPFTFQSYLRLSWEQTISIGTDNLLFCFIGIWASFVANAYYQKNELVAEVEQQNKLLTHYAAEIEKMTLLEERNRMSKELHDTLGHSFISLILSLDASIALMDSKPAEAKDRLIRLRALAETNLDDMRNIVHEMGEEEESSLIRQVESLAVRFREHTGTALTLSLPETERSIRFEVRQAVLRVIQESFTNALKHGKASQLHLELTFFESHLQLTVQNNGTPIDKLHYGFGLTTMKHRVERLGGSLHLSSGKGIPMITKVRCEIPLKGVMPHGED comes from the coding sequence ATGGATTGGGGTATATTCGCTCTTCGTTTATACCATTATATTTTGCTATTGTTCCGGGTTCTGGCAGGAAGTGAGTTTTCGACCCGAACGTTATTTAACGTAATCTGGCTGAGCATAGCCCTTGTCGTCCCTTTGCTGTTCTGGTTTCCTGGGCGCCGGATGAACAAAGTCTGGTTTTGCATATTGGAGTTGTTGCTTGGCGGTTCTTATTATGTGAATTCTGTCATTCATCCGGATCTGACTTCAAAAGCTGACTACTTATTGCCGAGTCTTACAATGGGGTACTTATTGACTAAGCAAACGCTCTGGATCATTCCCGCAGTTACTTTAATTCCTTTTACCTTTCAGTCTTATTTAAGATTATCTTGGGAACAAACCATTAGTATCGGAACAGACAATCTGTTATTCTGCTTCATCGGCATCTGGGCTAGCTTCGTAGCCAATGCGTATTATCAGAAAAATGAACTGGTTGCCGAAGTGGAACAGCAAAACAAACTGTTAACCCACTACGCAGCTGAGATTGAGAAGATGACTTTGCTTGAAGAACGCAACCGCATGTCCAAGGAGCTTCATGATACGCTGGGTCATTCCTTTATCTCACTCATCCTGAGCCTTGATGCTTCTATTGCCCTTATGGATAGCAAACCTGCCGAGGCCAAAGACCGGTTAATTCGCTTAAGGGCTTTGGCTGAGACAAATCTGGACGATATGAGAAACATTGTACACGAGATGGGAGAAGAAGAGGAATCCAGTCTGATCCGACAGGTTGAATCCCTTGCGGTCCGTTTCCGGGAGCACACGGGTACAGCCCTGACTTTGAGTCTGCCGGAGACAGAGCGGTCCATACGTTTTGAAGTACGGCAAGCGGTCCTACGGGTCATACAGGAGTCTTTTACAAATGCACTAAAACACGGAAAAGCATCTCAACTGCATCTGGAGCTTACATTTTTCGAGAGCCACCTGCAATTGACCGTTCAAAATAACGGCACACCGATCGACAAGCTCCATTATGGTTTCGGCTTGACCACGATGAAACATCGGGTTGAGCGGTTGGGAGGCAGCCTGCACCTATCATCCGGGAAGGGAATTCCGATGATTACCAAGGTTAGATGCGAAATCCCGTTGAAAGGAGTGATGCCGCATGGTGAAGATTAA
- a CDS encoding CPBP family glutamic-type intramembrane protease produces MKKWMNREFEKDVHYSKGLTVVFLGWASMVIGLFTATLIGQQIEQAGGPIWVSQITRGLVVSIIVVSLVFWIQRRYRIQLRLIPLSGAGMFHLVGGAVLPLLLVVCGFIAASQLKWIDIVEWHFSLQLFFSIFVNVCFAFLYEALPEELTMRGLVYSGLRAKLPAFLAYVGQLLLFVSVPVTVNLLQQLIGMEPGVVINTDYVILLLAFGTVLQLLRSVTDSLWASIGFHLGYLEISRFMVAQNDLRLLTYSERYEGTGNLFILFTMVILGGILAVGALYLWQRARRKKAEP; encoded by the coding sequence ATGAAAAAATGGATGAACAGGGAATTCGAGAAGGACGTACATTATAGTAAAGGGCTAACCGTCGTATTTCTAGGCTGGGCGTCTATGGTAATTGGACTCTTTACAGCGACCTTGATAGGACAACAGATAGAACAAGCGGGCGGCCCAATTTGGGTTTCACAAATAACCCGAGGTTTAGTCGTCTCAATAATAGTTGTTTCTTTGGTATTCTGGATACAAAGACGCTACCGCATTCAGCTAAGGTTGATACCACTGTCCGGAGCCGGTATGTTCCATTTGGTGGGTGGAGCGGTGCTTCCTTTATTGTTGGTAGTTTGTGGTTTTATTGCAGCTAGTCAGTTGAAATGGATTGACATTGTGGAGTGGCATTTCTCGTTGCAGCTATTTTTCAGCATTTTTGTTAATGTATGCTTTGCTTTTCTATACGAAGCACTACCTGAGGAATTGACTATGCGCGGCTTGGTCTATAGTGGCTTGCGGGCAAAACTCCCTGCTTTCTTGGCTTATGTAGGACAACTCCTGCTGTTCGTGTCTGTCCCAGTGACGGTAAATTTATTACAGCAGCTTATTGGCATGGAACCTGGAGTTGTGATCAATACAGACTATGTCATTCTGTTGCTTGCCTTCGGAACAGTACTGCAACTGTTACGCAGTGTTACAGATTCTCTGTGGGCATCTATAGGATTTCATCTTGGTTACTTAGAGATATCGAGATTTATGGTCGCGCAGAACGATCTGCGTCTGTTAACGTATTCTGAGCGTTATGAAGGTACTGGCAACCTTTTTATATTATTTACAATGGTGATCTTGGGCGGAATTCTCGCCGTAGGAGCACTTTACCTCTGGCAGAGAGCGAGGCGGAAGAAAGCAGAACCGTGA
- a CDS encoding response regulator transcription factor, whose protein sequence is MVKIKVLLADDQELILESLHIVLSMEEDLEIVGLAKNGEEALKGCEQFKPDIVLMDVNMPVMDGVAATALIKERMPATKVIMLTSYKEVEYVLAALSHGAEGYLLKAIHPRDLAAGIRVVQAGGTLITQEMARKMIKSMNNGPATISNEYGLSAREIEVLHKLASGLRNQDIAEALFLSEGTVKNYISTIYSKLNVRGRREAIRKARDSGFMDH, encoded by the coding sequence ATGGTGAAGATTAAGGTGCTGCTTGCGGATGATCAAGAGTTAATTCTCGAGAGCTTACACATTGTGCTGTCCATGGAAGAGGATTTGGAAATTGTCGGTTTAGCCAAAAATGGAGAAGAAGCCCTAAAGGGCTGCGAGCAGTTTAAACCGGATATAGTGTTGATGGATGTCAACATGCCCGTCATGGACGGCGTCGCCGCAACGGCCCTGATTAAAGAGCGAATGCCGGCAACCAAAGTCATCATGCTGACCTCCTATAAAGAAGTAGAATATGTGTTAGCGGCGTTAAGCCATGGAGCGGAAGGTTATCTCCTCAAAGCCATTCATCCAAGAGACCTGGCGGCAGGCATACGGGTGGTTCAGGCGGGAGGGACTCTAATCACGCAGGAGATGGCGAGAAAAATGATCAAAAGTATGAACAATGGCCCCGCCACGATAAGTAATGAATACGGGCTGAGCGCTCGTGAAATTGAAGTGCTGCATAAGCTGGCTTCTGGCTTGCGCAATCAAGACATTGCTGAGGCGCTGTTTCTAAGTGAAGGAACGGTTAAAAATTACATCTCAACGATTTATTCGAAGCTTAATGTGAGGGGAAGGCGGGAGGCTATTCGTAAAGCCCGAGATTCAGGATTCATGGATCACTAA